Proteins co-encoded in one Paracrocinitomix mangrovi genomic window:
- a CDS encoding RDD family protein, with translation MLKTPSLLERAQALILDAVLIVAAMFLISYLFSQFRDVPDSARMYAFIFLFVVYDPLFTSFGGTLGHRAMGLRVKKEKDPTKNINILTATIRFAIKASLGTISLLTIASDSNGKAIHDFAVNSVVIYKSQEE, from the coding sequence ATGTTGAAAACTCCTAGTCTTCTTGAGAGGGCTCAAGCACTCATTTTAGATGCGGTGCTAATAGTGGCTGCAATGTTCCTAATTTCCTATTTATTTTCTCAATTTAGAGATGTTCCTGATTCAGCTAGAATGTATGCATTCATATTCTTGTTTGTTGTTTATGATCCTCTTTTTACTTCATTTGGAGGCACTCTTGGACACAGAGCAATGGGACTAAGGGTAAAGAAAGAAAAAGATCCAACCAAGAATATAAACATACTGACTGCCACAATTAGATTTGCAATAAAAGCATCTTTGGGAACAATTTCGTTATTGACTATTGCCTCCGATTCAAATGGTAAAGCAATACACGATTTCGCCGTAAATTCTGTCGTGATTTATAAATCTCAGGAAGAGTAG
- a CDS encoding type IX secretion system membrane protein PorP/SprF, with the protein MKKLLFILAISCFAYISKAQQQYVFTNFMMNDYYYNPAVAGSKKFHYANLGFRMQWAGFNEAPMTMYANFYGSVKNEMKHGYGISIVNDRSGLVNNTAISLNYAYHVKLGEKWKLGMGVKPGFIQYNIKLYDALLADEGDNILEGNVLSTGAFDLSSGIHLYSERFFFMLSMRHIFGDAITFTGFNDGLSKHYTGIVGYNWWVNKKSKQRQLELLDKQRKGTLEEGEEVAKKKIKDFELMPIIMVNYVNPITPQGTAMLKATFDHKYWAGLSYRTQDALGISLGMVIKERLNIGYSFDYSMGQIQGYNYGSHELMLSFQTTSKKKSLEEQDEELNNSIFDTPESDKK; encoded by the coding sequence ATGAAAAAGTTACTATTCATATTAGCTATCAGTTGTTTTGCTTATATAAGCAAGGCGCAACAACAGTATGTTTTTACAAATTTCATGATGAACGATTATTACTATAACCCAGCTGTGGCAGGGAGTAAAAAGTTTCATTATGCAAACCTAGGTTTCAGAATGCAATGGGCTGGATTCAATGAAGCTCCTATGACCATGTACGCCAATTTTTACGGATCAGTTAAAAATGAAATGAAGCATGGATATGGAATTTCAATTGTGAATGACAGAAGCGGCTTAGTAAATAATACTGCTATCTCATTGAATTACGCCTACCATGTGAAATTAGGTGAAAAATGGAAATTAGGAATGGGGGTAAAACCCGGATTTATTCAGTACAACATTAAATTGTATGATGCTTTATTGGCAGATGAAGGTGATAACATATTAGAAGGAAACGTATTATCTACAGGTGCATTTGATCTTTCATCCGGAATTCATCTTTATTCAGAAAGATTCTTTTTTATGCTTTCAATGAGACACATATTTGGAGATGCCATCACCTTTACCGGATTTAATGATGGATTATCTAAACACTACACAGGAATAGTTGGATATAACTGGTGGGTAAACAAAAAAAGTAAACAACGACAGTTAGAATTGTTAGATAAGCAAAGAAAAGGTACCCTTGAAGAAGGAGAAGAAGTAGCCAAAAAGAAGATCAAAGATTTTGAATTAATGCCAATTATCATGGTCAATTATGTAAATCCTATCACACCACAAGGTACAGCAATGCTTAAAGCTACATTTGATCATAAATATTGGGCGGGATTGTCATACAGAACACAAGATGCATTGGGAATTTCATTAGGTATGGTAATAAAAGAAAGATTGAACATTGGATATAGTTTTGATTATTCAATGGGGCAAATTCAAGGTTATAATTATGGATCTCATGAATTGATGCTTTCTTTTCAAACCACAAGTAAAAAGAAGAGTTTGGAAGAACAAGATGAGGAGCTGAACAACAGCATATTTGACACCCCCGAGTCAGATAAGAAGTAA
- a CDS encoding PKD domain-containing protein, whose translation MKWFKIFILTIGLWTTIGSQEAKAQIDTTFWFAAPWVTPDHDQNTPMAFHFSTFANATTIRLYQPAFTYDTTFTVPPNTLFSKYVSHLVNTLESKPADMVLNWGFKIESDYPIIAVYDFISSPNNGSSNNPETYSLKGQNGMGYEFVTPFQTLWNNKILTNDNNSDGVVTQPKQFFSVVATEDNTVIYITPKCDVVGHPADITYSVTLPLAGQVYTCENVVSNTSAPGNSLAGSIVVSNKPVSVTVNDDSVNPSGGGGCYDLMGDQIVPTDVIGKEYIVNKGFLNVGSNESIFVVATENFTTVNIDNGITTTSVILNQGDTYQYSITEQLTSVHADKNVYLLHMSGYGCELGKALLPPLNCAGSDQVSFTRTNGQSFLLDIVCPAGSEGNFTLNGSTTLVQASDFNPVPGTGGAWMGAQISFNTTDIPINTANLLTNSSDYFSLGIINGGATTGCLYHYISPFLRRVYVDAGNDTTLCSAETIIDLNGSVTGGVSTGIWSVLDGSGTLNSPTNLSTTYDPVQSDYDQGSLTFVLQSTGNCDPRYDTLVVDFIESPDVSAGLDDTYCKNNVGAVSVSGSLQFALASTWSGGNGGSFGNVANLNTTYTPSPTDLANDSVVLYLTSSGSFFACPDDEDTLVIYFSEPPSVFAGADQVICSSTPQVALNGTVSGPTTTGEWTTSGSGAFSPSEFDLSNDYLISAADTATGTVTLVLTSTNNGNCLAVADSLTLTILDKPTVTITSEDSLCANVPNIDLTGTVTSGFTTTWIVNGTGSIADPNSLNTTYGLTPTDTSMGSIWIYLETTGGICPIETDSLEVQFVAPPVVFAGLDQNHCSNEVVALNGTLSGTASGASWSSLGTGTFNPGPNLLNTFYEPSPLDISNGSVNLILTSTAEFGCLPDDDTLTITYLEVPVADFSSTSACTGENTFFTDLSTIGSGSITTWQYDFGNSNTSIAQNPIHNYSGSGNFVVTLIAGASNGCFDTIQQNIWINPVPVANFTNNYACENDATAFIDATFLSSGSIQSWSWDFANGAGTSNIQNPSYTFGNEGTYSVSLTVVSDSGCVGTVTNSVDVLGGPTAAFSVTPVPALALEQVFFTDESNDPSIVAWYWDYGDGIGGFNQNEIHTYQNGGYYDVVLTVTDTAGCQDTAVQNIQVILEPALPTAFTPNNDGENDFFLIRGGPFQAVDFKIFSNWGALVYSTTDVNHQGWDGQYNGTDAPVGVYSWTYTVIMPGGKEFIKEGDVTLMR comes from the coding sequence ATGAAATGGTTTAAAATATTCATATTGACCATAGGGTTGTGGACAACAATTGGCTCTCAAGAAGCTAAAGCGCAAATTGACACAACATTCTGGTTTGCTGCCCCATGGGTAACACCAGATCATGACCAAAACACGCCAATGGCGTTTCATTTTTCCACATTTGCTAATGCAACTACAATTAGATTGTATCAGCCTGCATTCACATATGACACAACATTTACGGTTCCTCCAAATACATTGTTTTCTAAATATGTTTCACATTTAGTTAACACACTGGAAAGTAAGCCAGCAGATATGGTTCTAAATTGGGGATTTAAAATAGAAAGTGATTATCCAATTATTGCTGTATATGACTTCATTTCCAGTCCAAATAATGGTAGTTCAAATAATCCTGAAACTTATTCCTTGAAAGGGCAAAATGGGATGGGATATGAATTCGTAACACCTTTTCAAACGTTATGGAATAACAAAATATTGACAAATGATAATAATTCTGATGGTGTAGTTACGCAACCTAAACAATTCTTTTCAGTTGTTGCTACGGAGGATAATACTGTCATTTATATTACACCTAAATGCGACGTTGTAGGTCATCCGGCCGACATTACTTATTCGGTAACTCTCCCATTGGCCGGACAAGTTTATACTTGCGAAAATGTAGTTTCAAACACAAGTGCTCCAGGAAATTCATTAGCAGGTTCAATTGTTGTTTCTAACAAACCAGTTTCTGTTACAGTGAATGATGACTCTGTTAACCCTTCGGGAGGTGGTGGATGTTATGATTTAATGGGAGACCAAATTGTTCCCACTGATGTTATTGGAAAGGAATATATAGTAAATAAAGGTTTTTTGAATGTTGGGTCTAATGAGTCAATATTTGTTGTTGCTACAGAAAATTTTACCACGGTAAATATTGATAATGGAATAACCACTACATCTGTAATTTTAAATCAGGGAGACACTTACCAATACAGTATTACGGAACAATTGACTTCTGTCCATGCTGACAAGAATGTATACCTGTTACACATGTCTGGATATGGATGTGAGTTAGGTAAAGCATTATTACCTCCATTAAATTGTGCTGGATCAGATCAGGTTAGTTTTACTAGAACAAATGGTCAAAGTTTTTTATTAGATATAGTTTGTCCGGCAGGATCAGAAGGCAACTTTACATTAAACGGATCAACAACTTTGGTTCAAGCATCTGATTTTAACCCTGTACCAGGAACAGGTGGTGCATGGATGGGGGCTCAAATCTCTTTTAATACTACAGATATTCCTATTAACACTGCTAATTTATTGACCAATTCATCTGATTATTTTTCATTAGGAATTATCAATGGAGGTGCAACCACTGGATGTTTATATCACTACATATCACCATTCTTGAGGAGAGTTTATGTAGACGCAGGAAATGATACTACTCTTTGTAGTGCAGAAACAATTATTGATTTAAATGGATCTGTAACAGGTGGTGTAAGCACAGGTATTTGGAGTGTTTTAGATGGATCAGGAACCCTAAATTCTCCAACAAATTTATCTACTACGTATGATCCGGTTCAATCAGATTATGATCAAGGTTCTTTAACTTTTGTTCTACAATCAACTGGTAACTGTGATCCGAGATACGATACTTTAGTTGTTGACTTTATTGAATCACCAGATGTTTCTGCCGGATTGGACGATACATATTGTAAAAATAATGTGGGAGCGGTATCTGTTAGTGGTTCATTGCAGTTTGCTTTAGCATCAACATGGTCTGGCGGTAATGGTGGATCTTTTGGAAACGTAGCTAATTTAAATACTACCTATACTCCTTCACCAACCGATTTGGCAAATGATTCAGTAGTACTTTACTTAACTTCTAGCGGAAGTTTCTTCGCTTGCCCGGATGATGAGGATACTTTAGTTATTTATTTTTCAGAGCCACCTAGTGTATTTGCTGGTGCAGATCAGGTAATTTGTTCATCTACACCACAAGTGGCCTTGAATGGAACTGTTAGTGGACCTACCACAACAGGAGAATGGACAACATCAGGTTCAGGAGCTTTTAGTCCTTCAGAATTTGATTTGAGCAACGATTATTTGATTTCTGCAGCAGATACTGCCACCGGAACTGTAACACTTGTGCTGACCTCAACAAATAATGGAAATTGCCTGGCAGTTGCAGATAGCTTGACACTGACCATTCTTGACAAACCTACAGTTACAATTACTTCTGAAGATTCTTTGTGTGCCAATGTGCCTAACATTGATTTAACCGGAACGGTTACTTCTGGATTTACTACAACCTGGATTGTAAATGGTACTGGATCAATTGCAGATCCTAATTCATTGAATACTACCTATGGATTAACTCCTACAGATACCAGTATGGGATCTATTTGGATCTATTTAGAAACAACCGGAGGAATTTGTCCAATTGAAACAGATTCTTTAGAAGTTCAATTCGTTGCTCCACCAGTAGTTTTTGCTGGATTAGATCAAAATCACTGTTCAAATGAAGTAGTAGCGTTGAATGGAACTTTATCCGGAACTGCTTCAGGTGCTAGTTGGTCATCTTTAGGAACAGGAACTTTTAATCCTGGTCCAAACTTGTTAAACACCTTCTATGAGCCTTCGCCCCTTGATATTTCTAATGGAAGTGTAAACCTTATTCTTACATCAACTGCTGAATTTGGTTGTTTACCTGATGATGACACCTTAACTATCACATATTTAGAAGTACCAGTAGCTGATTTTTCTTCAACTTCTGCATGTACAGGTGAAAACACTTTCTTTACTGACTTATCTACAATTGGTTCAGGGTCAATTACAACATGGCAATACGACTTTGGAAATAGCAATACATCTATCGCTCAAAATCCAATTCATAATTATTCAGGATCTGGAAACTTTGTAGTTACATTGATAGCAGGTGCTTCTAACGGATGCTTCGACACAATTCAACAAAATATTTGGATTAACCCTGTACCAGTAGCTAATTTCACCAATAACTACGCCTGCGAAAATGATGCTACTGCTTTTATTGATGCCACTTTCTTATCTTCAGGTAGTATCCAAAGTTGGTCTTGGGACTTCGCAAACGGTGCAGGTACAAGTAACATTCAAAATCCTTCCTATACCTTCGGAAATGAAGGAACTTATTCAGTCTCATTAACAGTGGTTTCAGATTCTGGATGTGTTGGAACTGTTACTAATAGTGTGGATGTATTAGGAGGACCTACGGCAGCATTTTCAGTTACACCTGTACCAGCATTAGCTTTAGAACAAGTTTTCTTTACTGATGAATCAAATGACCCTTCAATTGTTGCTTGGTATTGGGATTACGGAGATGGAATTGGAGGCTTTAATCAAAATGAAATTCACACTTACCAAAATGGTGGATATTATGATGTAGTGCTTACAGTAACTGATACAGCTGGTTGTCAAGATACTGCTGTACAAAATATTCAAGTCATTTTAGAGCCAGCACTTCCAACTGCGTTTACACCAAACAATGATGGCGAAAATGACTTCTTTTTAATCAGAGGAGGACCTTTCCAAGCTGTTGATTTCAAAATATTCTCTAATTGGGGTGCTTTGGTATATTCAACCACTGACGTAAACCACCAAGGTTGGGACGGGCAATATAATGGAACTGATGCTCCTGTAGGTGTTTATTCTTGGACATACACTGTAATTATGCCAGGAGGTAAAGAATTTATTAAAGAAGGTGATGTCACCTTAATGAGGTAG
- a CDS encoding OmpA family protein produces the protein MKKFILTYLLFVITSITFGQSKKVWLYQADYYYEKQNYPTALRLYQMVLDDSLGLSTIVIPYEATLTNQKLNEPKPSKKDSVVATVPVTDYVYHQIALCYRHAHDYERALENFKISAERGKIPDDYYYVANSLMMLGKYEEAMKAYDEFIMQEGTSDELLERALTDMSGCDFATKVEADDDIFVNIADTAIFNKGMASFGVSYWHSENKVVFSSAREGNVILDPESQDPEYILDLYYAERDDESSDWNEAINFGRPLNTSQHEASGWFNNQNAIFFTRWSDDDKRYKHIFVSREISMRFFESQKLDSLVNLDSCNSINPFVTEDGRWLYFASDRPGGYGGLDIWKVRITDGGLPKGEPKNLGKPINSEFDEKTPFFHEETQTLFFSSDGHKTLGGLDVFKSKYDESAGNFRIPENMGIPINSTADDAYFVVDKKLRFGYLSSKRGECTTCDSTFQGLCSSCYKIFHTTLPELEFKIKGYVYDMVTGDAIPNATIDFKDISYKWDHFKIQADENGYYEHDLIPELELFLRASSKGYFADQAVVFTKGANESKNITQDFYLEKIPDDEITIEGIEYDFNKATLRPKSKEILDKLIEFLELNNNLKIEIRSHTDFRGSDTYNQDLSQRRAQSVVDYLIEHGIPMNRLVPKGYGESMPSEIKDGNGQIVTLTEAYIKSLTDEELIEEYHQRNRRTAFFVLGE, from the coding sequence ATGAAGAAGTTTATTTTGACATATCTCTTATTTGTGATTACTTCTATCACATTTGGACAGTCTAAGAAAGTATGGCTTTATCAAGCAGATTATTACTACGAAAAGCAAAATTATCCTACTGCACTTAGATTATATCAAATGGTATTGGATGATTCATTAGGCCTTTCAACAATTGTAATCCCTTACGAAGCTACTTTAACAAATCAAAAGCTCAACGAACCTAAACCAAGTAAAAAGGATAGCGTTGTAGCAACTGTTCCGGTGACTGACTATGTTTATCATCAAATAGCTCTGTGTTACAGACACGCACATGATTATGAAAGGGCTTTAGAAAACTTTAAAATATCAGCTGAAAGAGGAAAAATACCTGACGACTATTATTATGTGGCCAATTCATTGATGATGCTCGGTAAATATGAAGAGGCCATGAAAGCATATGATGAATTTATTATGCAGGAAGGCACTTCAGATGAATTGTTGGAAAGAGCATTGACAGATATGTCAGGATGTGATTTTGCTACCAAAGTAGAAGCTGATGATGACATTTTCGTGAACATTGCAGATACAGCTATTTTCAATAAAGGAATGGCATCTTTTGGAGTTTCCTATTGGCATAGTGAAAACAAAGTTGTTTTTTCATCTGCAAGAGAAGGAAATGTAATTCTAGATCCTGAATCTCAAGACCCTGAGTATATCCTTGATCTTTATTATGCTGAAAGAGATGATGAATCCTCAGATTGGAATGAAGCAATCAACTTTGGAAGACCATTAAATACATCTCAACATGAAGCTTCGGGATGGTTTAATAATCAAAATGCTATATTCTTTACACGTTGGAGTGATGACGATAAACGCTACAAACACATATTTGTTTCCAGAGAAATAAGCATGAGGTTTTTTGAATCTCAAAAATTAGATTCACTTGTTAATCTTGATAGTTGTAACAGTATTAATCCATTCGTCACAGAAGATGGAAGATGGCTATACTTTGCTTCTGATAGACCTGGAGGTTATGGAGGATTAGACATCTGGAAAGTTAGAATCACAGATGGTGGATTACCCAAAGGAGAACCAAAGAATCTTGGTAAACCAATCAACTCTGAATTTGATGAAAAAACCCCTTTCTTTCATGAGGAAACACAAACTCTCTTCTTTAGTTCAGATGGACATAAAACATTAGGAGGATTAGATGTTTTTAAAAGTAAGTATGATGAAAGTGCCGGTAATTTCAGAATACCTGAAAACATGGGTATTCCAATTAATTCTACTGCAGATGACGCCTATTTTGTTGTAGACAAGAAATTAAGATTTGGATACTTATCTTCTAAAAGGGGTGAATGCACAACTTGTGATTCAACATTTCAAGGATTGTGTTCAAGTTGCTACAAAATTTTCCATACAACGCTACCAGAGCTGGAATTTAAAATTAAAGGATATGTTTATGATATGGTGACAGGTGATGCTATTCCAAATGCAACAATAGACTTTAAAGATATCAGCTACAAATGGGATCATTTTAAAATTCAAGCAGATGAAAATGGGTACTATGAGCATGATTTAATACCTGAACTTGAATTGTTTTTAAGAGCTAGTAGTAAAGGATATTTTGCGGATCAGGCGGTTGTATTTACTAAAGGAGCGAATGAATCAAAAAATATTACACAAGATTTTTATCTAGAGAAGATTCCTGATGATGAGATTACTATTGAAGGTATTGAATATGATTTCAATAAAGCCACTTTACGTCCAAAATCTAAAGAGATTCTTGACAAACTAATTGAATTTCTTGAGCTAAATAACAACCTTAAAATAGAAATTCGTTCACATACAGACTTCAGAGGTAGTGATACATATAACCAGGATCTCTCACAAAGAAGAGCTCAATCAGTTGTAGATTATTTAATTGAACATGGCATTCCAATGAATAGATTAGTTCCTAAAGGATATGGTGAAAGTATGCCATCTGAAATTAAAGATGGAAATGGCCAAATAGTAACTTTGACAGAAGCCTATATTAAGTCTCTAACTGATGAAGAGCTTATAGAGGAATATCATCAAAGAAATAGACGTACTGCTTTCTTTGTACTTGGAGAATAG
- a CDS encoding PorP/SprF family type IX secretion system membrane protein, giving the protein MKMKKILILICSVFALNAGRAQDWHLSMYDAAPMYLNPAMTGVVEGEWRIHAHYRNQWNSVNFKPFNTGLISFDAPVGNWGFGGQIINYRAGIGNYNALQGLASVAYTIPLNKKRSHVITMGVQGGVTQKKVEYQLLTFNNQYTTQNGGGFDSNMPSNESFGGQSFITPDLNAGILYYYARQQSRLNPFVGFSAFNLLEPQESWFGSSNKLPMRFYIHAGTRINITETIYLIPKALWMQQSTFNELTLACDAGFYLKGSEVYVLGGLTYRNKDAFIATIGAKKANYIAKFSYDTNLSQLTPASNGRGGIEISFTYMHQKKDKKKVKVCPQL; this is encoded by the coding sequence ATGAAAATGAAGAAAATTCTCATATTGATTTGCAGCGTTTTTGCGTTGAATGCAGGACGAGCCCAAGACTGGCACTTGTCTATGTATGATGCTGCTCCTATGTATCTAAATCCGGCAATGACCGGAGTAGTTGAAGGAGAATGGCGAATTCATGCTCATTATAGAAATCAGTGGAACTCTGTAAACTTTAAACCTTTCAATACAGGTTTAATAAGCTTTGATGCACCGGTTGGTAATTGGGGATTTGGAGGTCAAATAATTAACTACAGGGCCGGAATTGGAAATTATAATGCTTTACAAGGTTTAGCATCTGTTGCGTATACAATCCCTTTGAATAAAAAGAGATCTCACGTAATTACAATGGGAGTTCAAGGAGGAGTTACTCAAAAGAAAGTTGAATATCAATTATTGACATTTAACAATCAATACACTACACAAAACGGAGGAGGATTTGATTCAAATATGCCTTCAAATGAATCTTTTGGAGGACAATCATTCATAACGCCTGATTTAAATGCCGGAATTTTATATTACTATGCAAGACAACAGAGTAGATTAAATCCATTTGTCGGATTCTCTGCTTTTAATTTACTTGAACCTCAAGAATCCTGGTTTGGATCAAGTAATAAACTACCAATGAGATTTTACATTCACGCGGGTACCAGAATTAATATTACTGAAACTATTTATTTGATTCCAAAAGCTCTTTGGATGCAACAATCTACCTTCAACGAATTAACCCTGGCATGTGACGCAGGATTTTATTTAAAAGGAAGTGAAGTGTATGTTTTAGGAGGTTTAACTTACAGAAATAAAGATGCTTTTATCGCCACTATAGGAGCTAAAAAGGCAAATTACATTGCAAAGTTTAGTTATGATACTAATTTATCTCAGCTAACTCCAGCATCTAATGGTAGAGGTGGTATTGAAATCTCTTTCACTTATATGCATCAAAAGAAAGACAAAAAGAAAGTTAAAGTTTGCCCACAATTATAA